Proteins co-encoded in one Dreissena polymorpha isolate Duluth1 chromosome 12, UMN_Dpol_1.0, whole genome shotgun sequence genomic window:
- the LOC127854153 gene encoding uncharacterized protein LOC127854153, with translation MVKARKKERARVQYERGTGGGPPSEELSPLEKKMLELLPLESVHGHEDGFDTFKPSSSSSMHGLGNSSKSAVIEYKVDDSTPEPSDIQCQQSQKAASVSSTPSKREKTPQKRKIGDVTAYQERLMDLQEQQLKLKRMKIEEMQKMRKVEEQKLEELKKIHTSVDALLSFVMLNQC, from the exons ATGGTGAAGGCCCGTAAAAAAGAAAGAGCCAGGGTGCAGTATGAGCGGGGCACGGGTGGAGGACCCCCTTCAGAGGAATTGAGTCCTCTAGAAAAAAAG ATGCTGGAACTCCTTCCTTTGGAATCGGTACATGGCCATGAAGATGGTTTTGATACCTTCAAGCCCAGTTCTTCAT CATCAATGCATGGTCTGGGTAACTCATCCAAGTCTGCTGTAATTG AATACAAGGTTGATGACAGCACGCCTGAGCCCAGTG ATATTCAGTGTCAGCAAAGTCAGAAAGCTGCCAGTGTGAGTTCCACACCAA GCAAAAGAGAGAAGACGCCACAGAAAAGGAAAATAG GTGATGTTACAGCTTACCAGGAAAGGCTGATGGACTTACAAGAGCAGCAGCTCAAACTAAAGCGAATGAAAATAGAGGAAATGCAGAAGATGCGAAAGGTTGAAGAGCAGAAGTTGGAGGAATTGAAGAAGATCCATACTTCTGTGGATGCCCTTTTGTCATTTGTTATGCTAAATCAGTGTTAA